ATTCCCCCATTGAGGGGGGATTCAGGGGGGTGTGTATTTCTCATTTTTATTGGTTAATTTTTTACTCATTCTAGTATTTTCAGGATAGATGTTCACGATGTACAGCGGCAATATAAGTTATCGGATGGAGGTTTTGGTTAAATCTTTGGTTAAATTATCTAAGCAATAAGATAATAATACCAAAAATTATCCTCATTATCACTTAAGACAAAATTATTCCAGTATCTTAATTAGCTACTGGAAAGAAATCTCTCAACCCGTGCTTTCTGTTCTTCGTTTAATGGTTCAAGTGGAGATAATACTTTACCATTTCCAAAACCGAGTACTGAAAGAGCATACTTAATTCCTGCAATCCAACAAGTACCAGCCAATGGAAGGTTATTTCGTAAAGCAATTACTCGATCATAATATTTCCTTAAATCATCGAACTTTTTTTGTAAGACTGAACGATAAACCGAAACAAAAGTAGTTGGTTCAACATTGGCACATCCTGGAACAATCCCGTTAGCTCCAACAAAAAGTGCTGATAACATACTTATCTCGTCTCCCATAAGTACAGAAAGACCGGCATCTTTCCCTTTCTGAATCAATTCTGTGTAATAGTCAGCAACTCCTGAGCTTTCTTTACAGCAATGAATCCAACCACGATGCGCTAGGTCGCATAATACATTAATCGATAACTTTGATCCGGTGCAAGAGGGTATATTATAAGCAATCATCTCCATACCATCGCACTCTTCATAACATTCAGCAAACAAACGGAATTGTTCACTTTCTGAATGTATGGAAATATAAAAAGAAGGAGTAACCACTACATATGAATACCCTATATCTTTTAAAATTCTTATTTTTTCTTTAATCTTAGCTGATGAGGTATCCATCACACCACCCATGAGAATTACCCGGTTTTGTGTGAATTCAAAAGTCTTTTGCATTAATTGAGTCCATTCGTGAATTGGAAGCAAAGGCCCCTCACCAGCTGATCCACCCATGAAAATCCCATTCACTTCAGCTTTTATTAATCTTTCGATAATACCTTGCAACGCTTTCTGATCAATTTCTTCTTTGTCATTTATCGGAGTAACGACAGGAACTATAACCCCATGTATATTATCTGCATTCATCTTTATCCAATCCTTTTTGATTATATTAGTGTTTATTTCTTGTTTTGACATTTAATACTTTGGAATATTATTAGTTTCTATAAACGTTTTAAATTCCTTTACAAACCTATCTTTATCATTTTTTGAACACTCAATTAATGGAGGCCTAACTCCACCAACCATCAAGCCTCGCATTTGTAAGGCTATTTTAAATAAGGACAGATCACTACCGTCTTTGAACATTTGGGAAATATGGGCAATTTTTCGGTATAGGGAACCCGCTTTTTCAAGGTTGCCGGCCTGTATAGCTTGGTAATAAGATACGTAAATTTCAGGAATAACCCCAGCTGGACCACTCACCATTCCCTTAGCACCTAACAAAAAACAGGGAAAAGAAAGAATATCACTCCCAACATAAACCGAGAAATTTTCATCTTGCATAGCAATCAACTGTGATAGGTGACTCATATTTCCACTACTATCTTTAATTCCTTTAATATTGGATATGTTATTTTTAATTTTCTGTACCAATTGTATGTTCAGAAAATGATTGGTGGTTGAAGGAATGTTATAAAGAAAAATTGGCTTTGGAGATATTGCGTTGGCTACTGTATGGTAATATTGATACAAGGCTTCATCGTTATATTTGAAGTAATAAGGCGGTAGAACAGCAATATACTCAAATCCATTGTCCAGTGCTGCTTCTGCTGTTTTAATGGTTTCCTGAGTGGTTAAACTTCCAACTTGAGCAATAAGTAAAAGTTGACCTTCATTAATTTGGTGAACAACCTGAAAAATTTCTTTTTTTTCTTCAAAACTGATCAAAGGCCCCTCACCAGTAGTACCAGTTACAAAAAGAGCGTTGATTTTTTTCTGGATCAAAAATTGGACTAGTTTTTCAACTTGATTAAGTTGAATGGTAGTACCCGTTTCATCCAAAGGGGTAACCATCGGAACAATGATACCTTGAGGCTTCATTATCATAACTCCTTTTTATTTTGTAAACCTTCTACAAGTATATTACTTAAGCCACTCCTTCAAACGCTGGACGGCTTCTATGAGTAGTGGAGCTTCCTGTACTAAACCAACCCGGACATAATCTCCACCTTCCATGCTATAGCCATTTCCAGG
This sequence is a window from Candidatus Atribacteria bacterium ADurb.Bin276. Protein-coding genes within it:
- the dapA_2 gene encoding 4-hydroxy-tetrahydrodipicolinate synthase — encoded protein: MNADNIHGVIVPVVTPINDKEEIDQKALQGIIERLIKAEVNGIFMGGSAGEGPLLPIHEWTQLMQKTFEFTQNRVILMGGVMDTSSAKIKEKIRILKDIGYSYVVVTPSFYISIHSESEQFRLFAECYEECDGMEMIAYNIPSCTGSKLSINVLCDLAHRGWIHCCKESSGVADYYTELIQKGKDAGLSVLMGDEISMLSALFVGANGIVPGCANVEPTTFVSVYRSVLQKKFDDLRKYYDRVIALRNNLPLAGTCWIAGIKYALSVLGFGNGKVLSPLEPLNEEQKARVERFLSSS
- the dapA_3 gene encoding 4-hydroxy-tetrahydrodipicolinate synthase, producing MKPQGIIVPMVTPLDETGTTIQLNQVEKLVQFLIQKKINALFVTGTTGEGPLISFEEKKEIFQVVHQINEGQLLLIAQVGSLTTQETIKTAEAALDNGFEYIAVLPPYYFKYNDEALYQYYHTVANAISPKPIFLYNIPSTTNHFLNIQLVQKIKNNISNIKGIKDSSGNMSHLSQLIAMQDENFSVYVGSDILSFPCFLLGAKGMVSGPAGVIPEIYVSYYQAIQAGNLEKAGSLYRKIAHISQMFKDGSDLSLFKIALQMRGLMVGGVRPPLIECSKNDKDRFVKEFKTFIETNNIPKY